The region GTGTGGTGGCCATTCGTGCTGGTGTCCATGCCGCTGTTCGGGCGCGCCTGGTGCGGCTGGCTGTGCCCCGAAGGCATGCTGTCGGAGTGGGCCAGTGAGCGCGGCCTGCGCCGGCCGATTCCGCGCTGGATGCGCTGGGGCGGCTGGCCGTTCGTGGCGTTTGCGCTGACCACCATCTATGGGCAACTGGTCAGCGTATACCAGTATCCGCTGGCGGTGCTGCTGGTGCTGGGCGGGTCGACGGTGGCCGCCGTTGCCGTTGGCCTGCTGTATGGCAGCAGCAAGCGGGTCTGGTGTCGCTATCTGTGCCCGGTCAACGGCGTGTTCAACCTGCTGGCGCGGCTGGCGCCGTGGCATTTCAAGGTCGATCACGAGAAATTCCGCGAACCCGGACGCAAGGTCATTCCGATCAACTGTGCGCCACTGGTCGCCATCGGCCATATGCAGGGGGCCGGCGACTGTCACATGTGCGGGCGCTGCAGCGGGTATCGCGATGCGGTGACCCTGGCACCGCGCAGTCCGGAAGCGGAAATCGTCGAGGTAGCCGATTCCGGCCGCTGGCCGACGCTGCTGATCGTCTACGGCATGATGGGCATTGCGCTCGGCGCGTTTGCCTGGTCGTCCAGCCCGTGGCTGGTCGCGCTGAAGCAGGATATTGCTACCTGGCTGATCAACCGCGATATCTACTGGCCGCTGGATGACGGTGCGCCGTGGTGGTTGCTGACGCACTACCCGGAAGTCAACGACAGCTTCAGCTGGCTGGATGGTTCGCTGGTGCTGGGCTTTATCCTCGGTACGGCGGCGGTAGTCGGCAGCATGCTGCTGGCCGGCTTGTGGGCGGCCGATCGCGGATTGCCGGGACGCGCCCGACGCACGCTGGACCAACTGGCCCAGGGGCTGATTCCGCTGGCCGGGGTCGGTGTGTTCCTCGGCCTGTCGATGACCACCGTGACCTTGCTGAAACACGAGGGACTGAATATCCCGAACCTGCCGTGGTGGCGGGCGGCGTTGCTGTCGGCCGCCGCGCTGTGGAGCCTGCGCCTGCTGTGGCGTCTGGCACGCCGGCGTGGTGCGGGCAGGGGACGCAGCCTGCTGGCACTGTCCTGTATCCTGCCCGGTCTCGGGCTGTTTCTCGGGATGTGGGTCTTGTTGTTCTACATCTGGTAGCCCCGGATGATGAATGACATGGGCCGGCCCTTATCCCATGTGGATGGGTCGGCAACCCCATAATTTCCTTTTGTTTTAATGGGCACGCCTGATATTGCTTATCGGTATTTTGTGTAGGCGGCGCTTTACGCTGCCAGTACAATGCGTGCATTCTCAGACACTCACCGTATCCAGTTGCCATGTCGAACATGACCGCCGAACGTGTCCTCTCAGTCCATCACTGGAACGACACCCTGTTCAGTTTCACCTGCACCCGTGACGAGGGACTGCGTTTCATCAACGGCCAGTTCGTGATGATCGGTCTCGAAGTCAACGGCAAGCCGCTGATGCGTGCCTATAGCATCGCCAGCTCGAATTATGACGAGCACCTCGAGTTCTACAGCATCAAGGTACAGGATGGCCCGCTGACGTCGAAGCTGCAGCATCTGCAGGTCGGCGACACCGTGCTGGTCAGCAAGAAACCGACCGGCACCCTGGTGCAGGACAACCTGCTGCCGGGCAAGAACCTCTATCTGCTGTCGACCGGGACCGGGCTCGCCCCGTTCATGTCCATCATCAAGGACCCGGAAGTCTACGAGCGTTACGAAAAAGTCATTCTGACTCACGGCGTGCGCTGGGTCAGCGAGCTCGGCTATCACGACTACATCACCAGAGAACTGCCGGAAAACGAGTACTTTGGCGATATCGTCCGCGAAAAGCTGATCTACTACCCGACCGTGACCCGCGAACCGTACCGCAATCAGGGCCGCCTGACCGACCTGCTGGCGTCCGGCAAGCTGTGCGCCGACATCGGCCTGCCGCAACTCGATCCGGCCAATGACCGGGCGCTGATCTGCGGGAGCCCGGCCATGCTGCACGACCTGACGGTGATGCTGACCGGCATGGGCTTCAAGGAATCGCCGCGCATGGGCGATCCGGCCGACTTCGCCATCGAGCGCGCCTTCGTCGAGAAATGATGCCCGGCGGTTGATGCCAGTCAGTCCGAAGCCGGCGCAAGCCGGCTTTGTCGTGCCCGGGAGAGCGCTGCGCTAGAATGCGGTTTTTGCGATTTTCATGGCCGGGCGGGTCAAGTTGTCGGCCCGGGCTCCGATCAAAGCGGCATCTCATTCAAGCAGAACATCATGACCATTCTGGTTACGGGCGGTGCCGGATTTATCGGTGGGAACTTTGTGCTCGACTGGCTGGCACAAAGCGACGAGCTGGTGGTCAATCTTGACAAGCTCACCTATGCCGGCAACCTGGATACGCTGCGCAGCCTGCACGGTGATTCGCGGCACCAGTTCGTGCACGGCGATATTGGCGACCGGACGCTGGTCAGCCAGTTGCTGGATACACATCGTCCACGGGCCGTGATCCATTTCGCCGCCGAAAGCCATGTCGATCGCTCGATCCATGGCCCGGCGGACTTTGTCGACACCAATATTGTCGGCACCTTTTCCCTGCTTGAGGCGGCGCGCGCGTACTGGCAGACGCTGGACGAGGCCGGGCGGTCGGCATTCCGCTTCCTGCATGTTTCCACCGATGAAGTCTTCGGCACGCTGTCGGCAGACGACGCTCCCTTCACCGAAGACGATGCCTGTGCGCCAAACAGCCCGTATGCAGCCAGCAAGGCCGCGTCCGACCACCTGGTGCGGGCCTGGTTCCATACCTATGGTCTGCCGGTGCTGACCACCCATTGCAGCAACAACTACGGGCCGTACCATTTCCCGGAAAAGCTGATCCCGCTGGTGATCCTGAATGCACTGGCCGGAAAACCGCTTCCCGTCTACGGTGATGGCCTGCAGGTGCGCGACTGGCTGTACGTGGGCGACCACTGTGTCGCGATCCGCCGGGTGCTGGACGCCGGGCGACCCGGCGACACGTACAACATCGGTGGCTGGAACGAAAAGCCGAATATCGACGTGGTCCGCACCCTGTGCCGAATGCTCGACACATTGCGACCGCGTGCCGATGGCAATAGTTATGCCAGCCAGATTCACTACGTGACCGACCGGCCGGGCCACGATCGCCGCTATGCGATCGACGCGCGCAAGCTGGAGCGCGAACTGGGCTGGAAACCGGCGGAAACGTTCGATACCGGCATCCGGAAAACGGTCGAGTGGTATCTGGCCAATCCGGACTGGGTAAACAATGTCACCAGTGGCGCCTACCGCGACTGGGTAGACCTGCACTATGGAAGCCAGGCATGACTCGCATATTGATTACTGGCGCCAACGGCCAGGTCGGATTTGAATCGCAACGCGCGCTGGCATTGCTGGGCGACATCGTCGCCTGTCATCGCGCGCAGATGGATCTGTCCGATCCGGCCTCCATCGAGGCGGCGCTCGATCGCTTCCGGCCCGGCATCATTGTCAATCCGGCTGCTTATACGGCGGTTGACCAGGCGGAAACCGAACCGGCCGCCGCGGCCGCCATCAATGCCGAGGCGCCGGCGCGGCTGGCCGCCTGGGCCGCGCGGCATGATGCGCTGCTGGTCCATTACTCGACTGACTATGTGTTCGACGGTCGCAAGGCAGGTGCCTACGTCGAAGACGATGCGGCCCAGCCGCAGTCGGTGTACGGACAGACCAAGTGGGACGGGGAGCAGGCGATCCGCAACAGCGGCGCCCGGCACCTGATCCTGCGCACCAGCTGGGTGGTCAGCGCGCATGGCAACAACTTCCTCAAGACGGTGCTGGCGCTGGCGCAACAACGGCAAACGCTGAGCATCGTTGCCGATCAGGTCGGGGCGCCAACCTCGGCGGCGCTGGTGGCCGATGCGACCGCGCATCTGCTTGCCCGCTACCTGCAGTCGCCGCAGGCCTTCCCGTACGGCACCTACCACCTGACTGCACGCGGCGAGACCAGCTGGTATGACTATGCGCGGCATGTGGTAGGCCTCGCCGAACAGGCCGGGTTGCGGCTGGCGCTGACCACAGATGCCATTCAGCCGATCCCGAGCAGCGACTATCCGCTGCCGGCACCGCGTCCGGCCAATTCCAGGCTGGATTGCGAACGGCTGGAACGGACCTTCGGCCTGCTGATGCCGCACTGGCAGGCTGGTGTCGACCATGTATTTTCGCAGTTGAACGATTGAGCAGAATTCCCATGGCACGAAAAGGCATCATCCTCGCCGGGGGATCCGGCACCCGCCTGTATCCGGCGACACTGGCGGTCAGCAAGCAACTGCTGCCGATCTATGACAAGCCGATGATCTACTATCCGCTGGCCACGCTGATGCTGGCCGGCATTCGTGACATCCTGATCATCTCCACCCCACAGGACACGCCACGTTTCGCGCAACTGCTGGGTGATGGTCACGGCTGGGGACTCAACCTGCAGTACGCGGTCCAGGCCAGCCCGGACGGGCTGGCACAGGCCTTTCTGATCGGCGAGGACTTTCTGGCCGGTCAGCCGTCGGCCCTGGTGCTTGGGGACAATATCTTTTATGGCCATGACTTTGGCAGCCTGCTCGGTGCCGCTGATCGCAAGACCGATGGCGCCAGCGTATTTGCCTACCGGGTTCAGGATCCGGGGCGGTACGGGGTGGTCGAGTTTGACGAAGCCGGGCGGGTGCTCAGTCTCGAAGAAAAGCCGGCACAGCCGAAATCGAACTATGCCGTGACCGGACTGTATTTCTACGACAAGCAGGTGGTGGAGATTGCCCGTTCGATCCGGCCGTCGGCACGGGGCGAACTCGAGATTACCGATATCAACAAGGTCTACCTGTCACGCGGCATGCTCGATGTACAGACCATGCGTCGCGGCTATGCCTGGCTGGATACCGGCACCCACGAGTCGATGCTGGAGGCGAGCCAGTTCATTGCCACCATCGAAACCCGACAGGGCCTGAAGGTGTCCTGCCCGGAAGAGATAGCCTACCGGCTGGGCTATATTGACGCGGCACAACTGGAGCGGCTGGCCACACCCTTGCTCAAGAATACTTATGGGCAGTATCTGCTCAACCTGCTGAAGCAGCCGGTGTTCTGAGTGCGGCTGATCGACACCCCCCTGCCCGGGCTCGCCCTGCTGGAACCGACCGTGTTTCATGACGAGCGCGGCAGTTTCCATGAAAGCTACCGGCAGTCGGCATTCGATGCCGTGATCGGCCGGGAGGTGACCTTCGTCCAGGACAATCAGGTCAGCTCGGTCGAAGGCGTGCTGCGCGGCCTGCATGAGCAACTGGCTCCGCGTGCGCAGGGCAAGCTGGTGCGGGTCGTGCAGGGCGAAGTGTTCGATGTGTCCGTCGACCTGCGCGAATCGTCGCCGACCTTTCTGCAGTGGGCCGGCGTCACGCTGTCGGCGGCGAACCGGCGGCAGTTGTGGATTCCCGAAGGATTCGCCCACGGCTATCTGGTGCTGTCCGCCGGGGCCGAGGTGCTGTACAAGACCACGGACACCTGGTGCCCGGCACTGGAACGGACCATTGCCTGGAACGATCCGCGCATCGGCATCCGCTGGCCACTGGCTCGCGAACCCATCCTGTCGGAGAAGGACCGGCTGGCGCTGCCCTTCGACCCGCGCTGACGGCAGCGCCTCGCGCGAGGAAATGTGACGGTATCTGACAGCAGCTGACAATACATACGCATACCAAGTGAAACGCTTGTCGCACTGACGCGGAAAGGGTTCGGGACGACACTACATCCATGGCGCAACACATTGAACAGCGCCTTGCCCCCGACCGATTTGGAGAAATGAAATGAACAAGCTGCTGACCACCCTCGTTGCTGCCCTGTTTGCAGGTTCCACCGCCATCGCCATGGCTGCTGCCCCGGCCGCACCGGCTGCTGATGCCGCTGCCGCTCCGGCCGCCAAGACCACGCAAACGACCCAGACGCACAAGAAGGCTGCACACAAGAAAGTGGCTGCCAAGAAGACCCCGGCCAAAAAGGCTGCGGTGAAGAAGGCTCCGGCCAAGGCTGAACAGGAAGCCCAGGCTGACACCACCACCAAGCATGCTGCCAAGCACAAGAAGGCCGCTGCTCATCACAACAAGAAGAGCAGCCACAAGAAGGCCGCCGCCAAGCCGGCTGCTGCACCGGCCGCGACTCCGGCGCAGTAATCAAGCAGGTCTACGGGAAGTAGCCTGGACAATAAAGGGACCGAAAGGTCCCTTTTCTTGTGTCGGTCCCTGCCACGAAGAACGGACGAGCGAAGCGAGGTTTCCCCGCGGCGGCGGGGACGGAAGAGGCAGGATTCAATCAGGCAGACTGCCGTGCTCACGGCAGACTCTGTCAGTCGGGCGTGTACCGACGCCACCGCGACCGTCGGTGCCCAACTTCATGAGCAGTCCGGGGACCGAAAGGTCCCTTTTCTTGCGTCTGTCGAACCCGTTCCGGGCCGGTCATGGCGCCGGGCGCAGGCCGCTCATGCAGAAACGGGCACCGCCAAGCGGCGACTCGAGGGCGGACAGCTTGCCGTGATGCAGTTCGACCGCAGCACGTGCCAGTGCCAGCCCGAGGCCGGTGCCGCCGCTTTCACGGTTGCGTGCCGCGTCCAGGCGGACAAACGGCTCGAAGATCCGCTCGCGCGCGTCTTCCGGAATGCCGGGCCCGTCGTCATCGACGGTCAGTGTCAGACTGTCGTCTTCCTCGATCCGGGCTGCGATGTCGATGCGGGACCGGGCATGGCGAGCGGCATTGCCCAGCAGATTGCGGATGGCCAGCCCGAACTGGACCGGGTCTAGGGTGGCGGTCAGGGTCGTGTCGACCTGACAGTGGATCTCCAGCGCCGGGTAGGCGCGGGCAACCGGCGTGATCTGCTCGGCCAGCCAGTGGGCCAGCGATAGCGGCTGGCTGCGCAGTTCGACCTGGCCACCGGCCATCCGTACCCAGCCGAGGCTGTCGCTGATCAGGCGATCCAGCTCTTCCAGATCGGCATCGATGCCGGCGCGGCGCTGCGCGCGTGCCTGCGGGTCCGGTGCCGTGTCGTGCAGGGCCAGGCCGAAACGCAGCCTGGCCAGCGGGGTCTTCAATTCGTGGGCCAGCGCATGGGCCATGACCTGGCGGCTGGCCAGCAGCGCATCGAGCCGGCTCGCCATGCTGTTCAGCGTGGTGACCATCGGCTGGAACAGCCGTGACTCGGCCGGTGGCGCGCGGGTGGTCAACTGGCCTTCGCCGAGACGCTCGGCGGTATCGAGCAGCATGATCAGGTCGCGCCACTGCGGCTTGAGCCACGCATACAGGCCGATGCCGAAGCCCAGTGCGACCAGCAGCGTCACCACCAGCTCCAGCTGATGCTGGGTGTTGAGCAGCAGATCGCGGCTTTTGGTTGCCAGCGCGTCGATCGGGCCGATGACCAGGGTATGGGTCGGTCCGAGCCGGGCGTAGACCAGATCGCCATTCGACGACAGCCACATGTCGGCATGGGCGGGCGCGTCGAGCAGAGCAACCGAGTACGGGCCGGTCGCATTGAAATAGCGGGTCAGCGAGCTCCATTCATCGGCCCGGGTACGGGCGTAGTCGGAGCGCATCAGCTGGATCACGTCGGCGGTACGCCCCAGCGCGTCTTCGCGGACATCCTCGTCAAGCTGGGTGTCGAGCAGCCAGCCGGCCAGGGTCACCAGCAGCGCCAGCGTGCAGGCCAGAATGATGTAGTAGCGGAAGAACAGCCAGAACAGTCCGCGTTTCTGCAGGCCGCGCCGGTTCAAGCGCTGTCTCCGGGCCGGAACAGATAGCCCTGGCTGCGGACCGTCTTGATGCGGTCGAGGTCGCCGCGTTCATCGAGTTTCTTGCGCAGGCGGGACACGCGGGCATCCAGCGAGCGGTCTTCGCCGTCGAAGCCGAGATCGCGCAGCGACTCGAGCAGCGATTCGCGCCCGATGACTTCGCCGGCCCGGCTGGCCAGCAGCCACAGCAGATCGAACTCGGCCGTGCTGAGCGGCAGCGGCGCGCCTGCCAGCAGCACCTGGCGACTGCGACGGTTGCATTCCAGTTCGCCGAAACGCAGCACATCACAGCCGGCGGGGGCGGGGTCCGCCGCCACCGCCGGGGGGGAAACCCGGCGCAGCAGCATGCGGACGCGGGCCAGCAGCAGCCGTGGATCGACCGGCTTGGTCAGGTAGTCGTCGGCACCGAGTTCGAGACCAAGGATCTGGTCGATGGGATCGTCGCGCGCGGTCAGCATCAGGATGGCGCCGGTATAGCGTTCGCGAACCGAGCGACAGACGGCAAAACCGTCCATGCCCGGCAACATCAGATCGAGGATGACCAGATCCGGCGGCGTGGCATGAATGGTGGCGGCCGCGAGGTCGCCACGGGGTTCGATATCGACGAGAAAGCCGTTCTGGCGCAGATAGTCGGCAATCAGGCCGGCCAGCGCCGCATCGTCTTCCACCAGCAACAGTTTTGTGGGCATGGTCGGGGGCAGGAAAATGCGTCAGCGCACACCTTACTCCAAGCGGCGTGTCTGCCAAGAGGGGGAAGGGGCATTTGCTGCCGTTTGCGGGCTGATCGGACAATTTTATTGACGAAAATGCGACAGACGGTCGTGTTCATTTTCGCACTGATCCCGCCATTGCCGGCATCGTTTCCCGTATCGGCAGCGGGTCGAGGGCGGCGCCCGGGCCGCCGGCGCGAGCGGGATGCCCGGACGGCGCCGGCGGCGGGAGAAACAGAAAATGGCAAAGCTGAAAAAACCGGCGATATTAAATGTCATGACCGGCCGACATGCGGCAATGAATCCACCCGTGCCCGCCAGAACCGGCGCCCGACCGGCATGAATGGCGCAAGCGGTCGGCCTGGTCGTCATGTTGGATAAGGAAAATTATTGATTCGTTTATGAATATTTGTGGCGGCGCAAATGTTGCGGCCCGGAAAATCCCGGCTTGAAATCAGGTCGGCAAGCGTGCCAAATGGCACAGTCAGGCGCGTCAGACGCCACAAATCACAACCCGTGGGGACAAACACATGAAATCCATCAAGGACACGCTGCTGTGGGGCGGCGTGGGATTGCTGGGCGCCTGGGCGCTCGGCGTGGTGGCACTCAATCGCGGCGAATCGGTCAATGCCATCTGGCTGATCGTGGCCGCCGTGTCGTGCTACTTCATCGCCTACCGCTTCTACAGCCGCTTCATCGCCAGCAAGGTGCTGGAACTCGATCCGCGCCGGCTGACGCCGGCCGAACGTCACAATGACGGCCTCGATTACGTACCGACCAACAAATGGGTGCTGTTCGGCCACCACTTCGCCGCCATTGCCGGCGCCGGCCCGCTGGTCGGCCCGGTGCTGGCCGCGCAGATGGGTTATCTGCCGGGCACGCTGTGGATCATCGTCGGCGTGATCCTGGCCGGTGCGGTACAGGACTTCCTGATCCTGTTCCTGTCTGCCCGCCGCGATGCCAAGTCGCTGGGCGAGATCATCAAGATGGAACTCGGCCCGGTCGCCGGCGTGGTGGCCTCGGTCGGCATCCTGATGATCATGGTCATCCTGCTCGCCGTGCTGGCGCTGGTGGTGGTCAAGGCGCTGGTCGGCAGCCCGTGGGGCACGTTCACCATTGCAATGACCATCCCGATCGCACTGCTGATGGGGGTGTACATGCGCTACATCCGCCCGGGGCGCATCGGCGAGATCTCGGTGGTCGGCTTTATCCTGCTGATGCTGGCCATCGTCTATGGTGGTGACGTGGCCAGGAGCGAAACGCTGGCGCCGCTGTTCACCCTGACCGGTACGCAGCTGGCCTGGGCACTGATGGCCTACGGCTTCATTGCCTCGGTGCTGCCGGTGTGGCTGCTGCTGGCACCACGCGACTACCTGTCGACCTTCCTGAAGATCGGCACCATCTGCGGGCTGGCCATCGGCATCCTGATCGTGGCGCCGGACATGCAGATGCCGGCGGTCACCAAGTTCATCGACGGCACCGGCCCGGTCTTTGCCGGCAGCCTGTTCCCGTTCCTGTTCATCACCATCGCCTGCGGGGCGGTGTCGGGCTTCCACTCGCTGGTCAGCTCCGGTACCACGCCGAAGATGCTGGAGAATGAAACCCATGCCCGCATGATCGGCTACGGTGCCATGCTGATGGAGTCGTTCGTCGCCATCATGGCGCTGATCGCCGCCTGCGTGCTCGATCCGGGCGTCTACTTCGCCATGAACGCCCCGGCTGCCGTGATCGGCAAGACCGCTGCCGAAGCGGCCCAGGTCATCTCCGGCTGGGGCTTTGTGCTGACACCGGACATGCTGACGCAAATGGCGGCGGACGTCGGTGAAACCACCATCCTGTCGCGCGCCGGCGGCGCCCCGACGCTGGCGGTCGGCATGGCGCACATCCTGCACCAGGTCATCGGCGGCAAGACGATGATGGCGTTCTGGTACCACTTCGCCATCCTGTTCGAAGCGCTGTTCATCCTGACCACCGTCGATGCCGGTACCCGCGTGTGCCGCTTCATGATCCAGGATCTGCTCGGCACCTTCATCAAGCCGCTGGGCAACACCGAGTCGTGGACCGCCAACCTGGTGGCGACCGGGCTGTCGGTCGGCTTCTGGGGCTACTTCCTGTATCAGGGCGTGGTCGATCCGCTGGGCGGCATCAACACGCTGTGGCCGTTGTTCGGCATCGCCAACCAGATGCTGGCCGGTATCGCGCTGATCCTCGCCACCGTCGTGCTGGTGAAGATGAAGAAGGGTCGGTACGTATGGGTGCCGGTCGTACCTGCAGTCTGGGTGCTGATCTCGACCCTGTACGCCGGCTGGCTGAAACTGTTCGACGACAACGTCAAGGTCAGCTTCCTGGCCCATGCCCGCAAGTTCAGCGGCGCCCTGGCCAATGGCGAAGTGCTGGCGCCGGCCAAGACGGCGGCGGAGATGCAGCAGATCATCTTCAACGACTACGTGGATGCGGCGCTGTGCGCCGGCTTCATGGCGGTGGTGGTGATGATGCTGGTGTTCGGATTCCGGGCTATCCTGAAGGCACGTGCACAGGCGCATCCGACCATGCACGAAACCCCGGTCCAGTATCGCAAGGAGGCAACAGGCACCCATGCTGCTTAACGTGAAGCTCGTGGCGCGCCGTCTGGCGCAGACGGCGCGCCTGATGGTGGGGGTGCCGGATTACGACACCTATGTCGCGCACATGCGCGACCACCACCCGGACCTTCCGGCGATGAGCCGGGCGGCATTCCACCGCGCGGCCATCGAGGCGCGCTATCCGGGCAAGAGCGGCAAGCTCAGCAAGTGTCCCTGCTGATTGCCGATCCGGAATGACAATGGCCGCAGCGTTTGCTGCGGCCATTGTCGTTGCGCATCAGGACACGGCTTCGGGGCCGGGCCGACGCCGGTGTGCCAGCACGAACATCAGGTAGCCGATGGCGAGGAAGCCGCTCATGCCCAGCGCCAGCGCCAGCGGCGAGAACCACAGCAGCGGGGCTACGATCCCGGCCACGGCAGCCGAGAACAGGGTCTGGACGAAGCCCTGCACGCTGGATGCCGTGCCGCGTGCGCCCGGGAACAGGTCGAGCACGAACAGCGTGACCGATGGCGCGGCGATCGACATGCCGGTGGTGTACAGCGCCAGCGGCAGCACGCTCCATGGCAGCGACGGTGCGAAAAACAGGCTGTTGGCCAGATTGGCGGCCGCCGCGATGGCCATCAGGACATAGGCGAGGTGGATCGATTCACGGGCGGAGTAGCGTCCGGCCCGGTGTCCGGACAGCCAGGCGCCAAACATGATGCCGGAGACCGCCGGACCGAACAGCCACAGAAAATCGGTCGGTCCGAGCCCGAGATGGCGGATCAGGAATACCGGAGCCGCCGGAATGTAGAGAAAGAAACCGGCGAAGTTGAACGACAGCGCCAGTGCCAGGAAGCGGAACTGTCGGTTGCAGGCAATGTGCCAGTAATTTTTCGCCAGGGCACGCGGCGCCAGCGTGGAGCGCTGTTCCCGGGCATGCGTTTCCGGCAACCGCCAGGCGCAGACGGAAAACAGCATGAAACCGACCAGCGCCATGAAGGCAAAAATCGAGCGCCAGCCGAAAGCGCCGTACAGCCAGCCGCCAATGACCGGCGCAATCGCCGGAGACAGCGAGAACAGCATGGTGACCTGCGACATCAGCTTCTGGGCGGCCGGCCCGTCGAAGGTATCGCGGATGATGGCCCGGCCGACGATCAGGCCGGCGCCGCCACACAGGCCCTGCAGCGCACGGAACAGCAGCAGCTGGCCGAGGGTCTGCGCCAGCAGACAGCCGATCGAGGCGATGGCGAACAGCAGCGTGGCGCCGAGGATGACCGGGCGGCGGCCGATGGCATCGGACAGCGCGCCGTGCCACAGCATCATGGCGCCGTAGCACAGCAGGTAGATCGACAGCGCCTGCTGGATCTCGATCGGGCTGGCATCGAGCGCGTGGCCGATCGTCGCC is a window of Microvirgula aerodenitrificans DSM 15089 DNA encoding:
- a CDS encoding carbon starvation CstA family protein, translating into MKSIKDTLLWGGVGLLGAWALGVVALNRGESVNAIWLIVAAVSCYFIAYRFYSRFIASKVLELDPRRLTPAERHNDGLDYVPTNKWVLFGHHFAAIAGAGPLVGPVLAAQMGYLPGTLWIIVGVILAGAVQDFLILFLSARRDAKSLGEIIKMELGPVAGVVASVGILMIMVILLAVLALVVVKALVGSPWGTFTIAMTIPIALLMGVYMRYIRPGRIGEISVVGFILLMLAIVYGGDVARSETLAPLFTLTGTQLAWALMAYGFIASVLPVWLLLAPRDYLSTFLKIGTICGLAIGILIVAPDMQMPAVTKFIDGTGPVFAGSLFPFLFITIACGAVSGFHSLVSSGTTPKMLENETHARMIGYGAMLMESFVAIMALIAACVLDPGVYFAMNAPAAVIGKTAAEAAQVISGWGFVLTPDMLTQMAADVGETTILSRAGGAPTLAVGMAHILHQVIGGKTMMAFWYHFAILFEALFILTTVDAGTRVCRFMIQDLLGTFIKPLGNTESWTANLVATGLSVGFWGYFLYQGVVDPLGGINTLWPLFGIANQMLAGIALILATVVLVKMKKGRYVWVPVVPAVWVLISTLYAGWLKLFDDNVKVSFLAHARKFSGALANGEVLAPAKTAAEMQQIIFNDYVDAALCAGFMAVVVMMLVFGFRAILKARAQAHPTMHETPVQYRKEATGTHAA
- a CDS encoding YbdD/YjiX family protein; this translates as MLLNVKLVARRLAQTARLMVGVPDYDTYVAHMRDHHPDLPAMSRAAFHRAAIEARYPGKSGKLSKCPC
- a CDS encoding multidrug effflux MFS transporter, which translates into the protein MSRTPSAPGLALILAALATLGPFSIDTFLPAMATIGHALDASPIEIQQALSIYLLCYGAMMLWHGALSDAIGRRPVILGATLLFAIASIGCLLAQTLGQLLLFRALQGLCGGAGLIVGRAIIRDTFDGPAAQKLMSQVTMLFSLSPAIAPVIGGWLYGAFGWRSIFAFMALVGFMLFSVCAWRLPETHAREQRSTLAPRALAKNYWHIACNRQFRFLALALSFNFAGFFLYIPAAPVFLIRHLGLGPTDFLWLFGPAVSGIMFGAWLSGHRAGRYSARESIHLAYVLMAIAAAANLANSLFFAPSLPWSVLPLALYTTGMSIAAPSVTLFVLDLFPGARGTASSVQGFVQTLFSAAVAGIVAPLLWFSPLALALGMSGFLAIGYLMFVLAHRRRPGPEAVS